CATAGCCGAGGAAGGTACTCGCTGAACCACGTGCGGTTGGGACGCTCAGTCCCTGTTACCTGGGAGACAGACtgcacaaacataaacacacatggcTTCACATACAGAGACACTCGCATGTAGAAATGCTGGCACTGATGCACAATCAAAAACATGCATGCTGGTGTGTACACATGAACTGTCAGAACTCCTGGTGACCCAAGTGATTTGCACTCTCATTCTAGTCACACAGCAAAGCGCTAATGTCAGCACCTGGCTGGATTTATGATGGCAGCATTCCTAGATATCTTAGATGATCCAAACTGTCTCCATGCGCGGCCTACTGGGAAAACCTCTCCTGCTATATAGGATTTAATACCAATTAAATCCTGTTTGTATGGACTAAGGTAAATATCCCTTGACTCCTGAGGAATGGCAGTGCCAGTGGCTGAATCAACTGTTCTGTCTGTTTGGTATTTAGCGAAGGAATAAAAAGGAGACAGTGACTGGTGGGGAATAATAAGGACTGGATTTCTGGTTATCATTTcaccctccagctgctgcaaaAGGGAATTTCCTGTCACTCTGTGACATGTGTGAGACAGAGGTTGGTGGACAGCCTGGGAttgctttctctctcccaaGCTCTCCGcactcttttcctccctttcccaTTCTCCCCCTCAtcgctgcagacacagacacatgcatagCAACACATTGACTGCCCCCCGAGTAATGACAACCAGACTAGGCTGAAAttaaagagagggaggcagagagaggaagttaGGAGAGATAAAAGTTACCCACTTTGATTGACAGGATGATTATATGTATAAAGTAAGGCGATTTAGTGTGTTTAGTTGGCTAtaaagatggagagatagatcATCGCTGTACATAGAGCAGGGATGCCAGAGCAAAGGACAACTGGGGTATGGAGGAGGGGGTGAATAAAGTGTACTCTGTATAAATACATGCCTCAAAACATCTGCTTCTCAACTCCCCTTTCATTTTTGATGTGGGACaggcagagaaggagagcgggagagaaaacacaaggagcCAGCTACCCAGAACATCAAAGCCCCTGCCCTCAACGCGCAGGCCCTCATTAGTTCAGCTAGCAGAACCAGCGAGACTTGTGATTGTGTTTGCTGGGGTGCACGCTGGCAGACACTTCAGAGGAAAGGCTCCTTTAAGTCATAACTCCCCACCCCACCTCTCCTGCCACCACCCGAGCCCGCTGTAACCCTCGCGAAACTCCCCGCGCACACAAACTCGGCAAGCTCCCCCACCATCCACTCCACCCCGTAATCTGGTCTGCAGCTGCAAACATCTGCTCCCCTCTTTATTTCCCCGGCCTTCACCACTGAATTGATAAAAACATCCATTACTGGACCACTGGCTGGCTGACACGCaatagagaggaagagggagataAATGTTGGATTCACCTATGACTGTGGGGCTGTAGGTCACAGGTGTGTGTTCTCGTAACAATGGTCGATGCTCATATGTCAGGATGGACGATATGGCCACAAACAAAATCGTAATATCCAGCGATAGCAATGTTTATCATATtcaatgtcacattattatttatttcaagtttaaagacaTATTTTTACTTCTGAGcgaaggttgtggttttaaaatctttatgggcagagaaggacaaacacctgattaaaagaaaacattttacaaatctgagatAAATCAattgtgttatacctcctcactgtgcttgtaCAATGCATAAACATTATATGGATCATGGACATTATATCCCTCCATTCATTATCTTTACAGTTTTATCCTTCGAGGGTCACCATTGGGTTGGCTGGATCCTGACACTGGccgagaggcagggtacacgGCAGAAAATTACAGGGCCATTTTATTGAGACAACCAACCTATGGTCAATCTAGAGTCTCCAATCAGCCttaccccaatctgcatgtctttggactgtgggaagaagccAGAGTccctggaaaaaaaacccacacagaaacGAGAAGAGCAAGCAAACCCAGCCCAAAAACCAACACCTTGGAGGGAGGTGACGTTCCTTCCTGATTCCTCAATGTAAGAGCACATTAATGTAAAGCATCACCTTTGGAAAATACATTAAATCTTAAAGCATCCCTACCCAAGGTCAGTAACCTGCTACAATATTAAttcaacttgtgttttcttgccTCCTGTCACCTCATTATCAGTGACACAAAGACGGGCCACTGCCAGGAAGTATCACTCAGCATCCTATTACAGCGAGTCGTTTACTTATTCATTAGGATGATTCCGGTTTTAATTATTCAAGCAAGTTTGCCTGAAGACTCACAGTTACATTTCATATCGGTTTAGGCGTTGGGCCTCTGTAACAGCaagtaaacatttaaacactAGAGCTGTTTCAACTGTATTTCAACATCATAGTGAGTCTCAAATATCTGGAAGCCCAATTCACCAGTCGAGTCAGAACTATGAGATAGTAAATCATTGTTTTGTTAGttagtcattattttgagatacAAAGTCGTAATAATGACATACTAAGTTATTAttttaagtcattattttgagttaATGGGTTAATGAGTTGAGAAACCAACTCATTATTTTGAGATACAAAGTAAttcttttgtgttattttgtgttagTAAGTCGTTATTTTAAATTagtaagtcattattttgagatattaaatcattattttgagatactaaatcattattttgagtcagtaagtcattattttgagaaacTATATTATCATTTTGAAATACTAAGATATTATTAGCAGGAAGCTTTTCATTATAATGCCGTACAGGAATGATTTTTGTAAACAAAGAGGCAGAAATGGACTTCCATACTATCCAGCTTGATGGCAGTTAGATGACAGTGGTCCTGCAGCAGATATCAAGTCATTATACTGAGATACTAAGTTATCTTTAGGAGAAAGGTTTGCATTATAGTGTCTTACAGGATTTATATTAACAAAGAGGCAggtaaatcaaatgtttaataaGGAGACAGTGGTCCTGCAGCAGATAGCAGGTCATTATACTGAGATACTGGTGTACATCTGTTAACACTAAGTGTTTATTAAGAGAAAGTTTTTCATTATAATGTCTAACAGGATTTATATTTGAACAAAGAGgcagttaaattaaatgtttgataaTGAAGCAGTTGAATGTCGGTGGTCCTGCAGCAGACATCAAGCCATAAAACTGAGATACTAAGTTTTTATTAGGAgatatgttttaattataatGTTGTATAATATTATAATGTTGCTCATGATGCCAGTATTGATGTCAGTGGTCCTGCAGCAGATATCGAGTCATTACACTGAGATACTAAGTTATTATTaggatacattttttaattataatgttGATATTATAATGTTGCTCGTGATCACAGTATTGATGCCAATGGTCCTGCAGCAGATATCAGGTCCTTAAACTGAGATACTAAGTTATTATTAGGagaattgttttaattataatgttaatattataaTGTTGCTCATGATGTCAGTATTGATGACAGTATTGATGTCAGTATTGATGACAGTATTGATGTCAGTATTGATGACAGTGGTCCTGCACCAGCGCCTCTGGCCTCTTCGATCATCCTGGAAGACGGACGCGAGCTCTCGCGAGAACACGCCGTCTCCCCGCAGCGCTGTGTCATCGCGAGACTTCACCGCAGTCCCCTGCCTGACTCCAGCTGGTCGCGCTGCTTCCTGCCGCGGACGGGTGAGTGTGAATAATGGTGTGAAAGGGTCCAGAAGACGTGTAACGGGAGCTAACGGTGACCGCGGCGGAGTCAGCGCTGTTTAAACGGCGCGTGACGCTTCCTGGTAAATTGGCGGTCGACGACAAGAGGCCGACTGGTGCCGCTCGTCGTGACCgcacggggggggggattacGGGAACACCAATTGACCcggagggatttttttttccgcAACACCGAAGACACCACTTAATGTGTTTGCTGGGTGTAGTTATGTCATCGAGCCGTGATTTGCCGCATTTCCATCCCCGGGCTGTGCAGCAGGAGCCGTCATGACAGGTGTACACGGCCGCTGCAGCTGTGACGGGCTAAAGCTAACAGCTACACTGCGTTTGATACCGAATGAATGGGCACCGAGCTAATCAGTGAGCTCGACCCACTGGGATGTTCAGTTTGACAGAGAAACGTGTCCCAGAGAAGAGAGTGATGCTCAGCCTGCCCCGCAATGAACCCTGGTgctgcctctcctctttcagaCCAGCCACTcacacagagtgtgtgtgtgtgtgtgtgtgtgtgtgtgtgagcacaagTTGCCTGCAGAGTTGGCCTGTTAAAGAGCCCACAGCAGGCTGGACCACAGACAAGTGCTCCCAGgctgtgtgcacaaacacaccctcgGCAGCTGAGGTTGCGTGTCACATAATGTGATATGAATTGATTGCTACACCGGTGTTTATTCGGCTGCCAGCAAACAGCATATAAAAGGTGGTTACCCTGCACCACTTGAAAGCTGATCCACATAACAGAGATCCAGTGCGGCGGGCTGTTTCCCCCAGTGAGTTGTCAGTGTAGAGCAGCAGCCTTCAAGGCAGGTCAGCGGCCTGCCGAGGTGTGAAGTCTGCCTTTTGCTGGCTGCTCCTCTGAGGTGGCTCAAAGCCATAATGAGGCTGCGATGTTGAGGGCTGCCTTTGAAGAGCTACTGCATCTCAAtgtgtgtttccttctctgtgtgtggttttgtcGACTTGGCTGCTGTACGGAAAGTGGTCCTTTCAGCTCGCTGTTCTCACAGTTCTGTTGCAGTTGGGTTGAGAGCCGCCAGTCGTCATGGGGAACATCTTCGGGAACCTGCTGAAGAGCCTGATAGGCAAGAAGGAGATGAGGATTCTCATGGTGGGGCTGGACGCCGCCGGGAAAACCACCATCCTCTACAAGCTGAAGCTCGGGGAGATCGTCACCACCATCCCCACTATCGGTGCGTCAGGAAACAAATATGTGCTGATGGCTTTAGAgaattcaataaaatgttattgtatagcgccaaatcacaacatatattatgtcaaggcactttacatagtaaggtcaaGACTTACTTGTAAAAATgaatagagaaacccaacagttcccacaacaagcAAGCATTTGGTGACTGTAGAGAGGAAAAAACTCTTTAACAGGAACAAACCTGTAGCAGAACCCAACTCATTGTGGGCGGCCATGTGCCTGGATCGGTTGGGGGGGGGAACTGAGaaaaatgggggagagaggagagatgagagggggagaccaggaacagttgtgaaAGATACAAAATTTGCCTCTTGAGTTAATCCAACTTAATatctttaacttttttttacaggtttCAATGTAGAGACGGTGGAGTACAAGAACATTAGCTTCACCGTGTGGGATGTTGGTGGCCAGGACAAGATCCGTCCCCTGTGGAGGCACTACTTTCAGAACACCCAGGGTGAGCCACTCCAGCAGCCTTTCACACAATGCACCGGTCGGCCATGTTTTACAAGGCCTCTCCAGTCCTGTGGCAGATCCTGCAGCACACACTCTCGCCCCCAGCACCTGAGGACACAGCTGACTAATGCTTTGGATGAAGTCATTTGCACACAGCCTCCAACTCTTTCAAATTACCCTCATCTTAGTCATGTTAAAAGCCTTGACGATGAAAAATCTTGATTAAGCAATGTGTTTTGATGGTTTTGTAACTTGTAAAAAAGATCCTTCCACCAGCTTCTGATCTCTCCCCCCAGGTTTGATCTTTGTGGTGGACAGCAACGACCGTGAGCGGGTGAATGAAGCTCGGGAGGAGCTGATGCGGATGCTGGCGGAGGACGAGCTGCGGGATGCCGTTCTTCTCGtctttgcaaacaaacaggtaaaGTCTTCTTTGCATCCCTGCCTGTGCATTCTCTGCCAATTCGCACCTGCTTCATCACCGCCTGTCGATTGACGTTCTCTACCCCGTGATTTCAGGACCTACCCAACGCCATGaacgctgcagagatcacagaCAAGCTGGGCCTGCACTCCCTACGCCACCGCAACTGGTACATTCAGGCCACCTGCGCCACCAGTGGTGACGGCCTCTACGAGGGCTTGGACTGGCTGGCCAATCAGCTGAAGAACAAAAAGTGAAGGGTTCAAGTCAGTAAGAGTGGGGAAAGGGCCTGGGTGCCAACTCCAGGTAGTGGTTATAGTGGATCCATTGTGTTTACATGGAGAGGCAATGCAGACAAGTTCCCAGGGGGTGACTCTCAATGGCTTTCTCCCCCCAAAATAATTcgattttatttctttgctttgattcatttcatttgtttggaTCTGCGGTGAGATCTGCGGTGAGcgtttttaattatttagaaATCAATGGTGTGGAAGTTGACCTAAATGACTTACACTCTATAAGCTGAATACATGAATATCAGGATGTTATAGTATAATATTACTGTGAAGGCGTATATGTATTTCCCATACTTTGCAGTCTATGGCCTTTGAGCTTCTATTAATTTCAATTTGTTCAGAAAATGTGATGAATCTAGACTCATGATGGCAGAGCAACCTTCCCTCAAATACTTGATGTAATCTAGGATTGTCATAATTTCCTAAATTTCtctcgggatcaataaagtatctatatatatctatctatttatctatctatacaATATAGTGGGAGTACCATTATTATCTCAGACATATTATCGGAGTCACATTATCATTTTCCGTCCAAACAGATCGCCCATCACcgaatttatattttaaatttaattcctCAAAACTAAATCTGCTAACATACTGGATAGTCTTAAgcaaatttgtatttatatttatatatttgtcaactatttatttattcacacgtttatttattgaaatccATAATTTGTTCTCTCCCTTTATTGCAATGTGCATTTAATGGTAAGGCAGCTggttaaaaaacagaaaagaaaaagaagcctCCGTATCCAATGTATAATACTGCTTCCCAATGTGCATGGAGATATCCCAGTATTGGCTCGTGGGCTTGTAAGAGCTGTGAACTGCTGCAGGCCgctgctgtaaataaagatttgttCTTAAATCCAACTTGCTGGGCTCAGTGAGGGTTAAAACAGTTTGTCTGGCGTCAGCTAGGTGCGACAGCCGAGCTGATACAGATGACAGGACAGGCGCACTGTGCCAGCTCTGTGGCTTAGGGGGGAAAAATTGCTGCTATTGGCCTGCAAGCAATTGGCAGAGTGATGCAGCAGAGCATGTGATTGGCAATATTAGAGAGCTTACATGGTTTTCgaatgtgtctttttttaaaagtcgGTTTGTGCAAGCAGCGACACTATATCTGTCAGAAGAAGTCACATTGCTTGTCACCCTGAGTTATTCATCTCTAATTGGCGTGACATCATACGTGTTTCTTGTGTTGAACTGTGGACCACGTTGCACAAAATAACTCTGGATGCATTATTGTTGTACAAAATGTAAcgtctgatttatttatttttatttttcatttgtatttctgGATggagtatttatttatttatttgggatCAAAAGGCAAAGTGTTgactttattgttgtttttaattaatttgctAACTAGATCAGACAGTCGTCTTTTTGAGTGTTCACAAATCACATCATTTAACACTAATAGGAGAGAGGGGTGATAGTAATAATCCTGCATCATAAGGCATGTTAATACTGTACAAGATCTGTAATAAAAGTGAATTATAATAGCCTGTTTCCTCAGACTATATTT
The sequence above is drawn from the Hippoglossus hippoglossus isolate fHipHip1 chromosome 7, fHipHip1.pri, whole genome shotgun sequence genome and encodes:
- the arf3a gene encoding ADP-ribosylation factor 3a, translated to MGNIFGNLLKSLIGKKEMRILMVGLDAAGKTTILYKLKLGEIVTTIPTIGFNVETVEYKNISFTVWDVGGQDKIRPLWRHYFQNTQGLIFVVDSNDRERVNEAREELMRMLAEDELRDAVLLVFANKQDLPNAMNAAEITDKLGLHSLRHRNWYIQATCATSGDGLYEGLDWLANQLKNKK